ACGATAAATTATGTGGTAATGCACTTTTGCAACCTAGTTGCAGAAAAAGGAGCGTACTTTTACCGAAAATTCACGAGCGTTGAGAAGGAAGCGTAACATAGCATTTGTGTTTTTATCAGTACTCATCATGCTGATAGCTCCTATCATTCCGCACCATCATCATGACGGTGTGGCTTGTGTAGTTATGGAGCGTTGCGCTCAGGATAACGCCTATAACGATGAGCATACAGGGCATCAGGAGTCTTCCAATGGCTTAGAGAAGGCTGCTTTATGTGTAGAGAATGCTCAGTATCTAGCTGCAAAATCGGAATTAGGCGGTAAGGCTTCTTCAAACGATGGCCTCTATCCACCTTCTTTATTATACTCCGCTTTAACTCCTCCATTTGATGCTGTACCTAACATTACCGTTGATGTTAGTATCCAGCTTGCGTATGGAGAGCTCATTTTTACCTACCAGTCAGCCGATGCTGCTTGTTCTAATAGCTTAAGAGCTCCCCCTTTTACTATCGCATAGTACCCCTTCTTGGGTACTTCTTAGCCGTGCACGGTAAGCACTAATTTTCTTTACTTCTAGCTCCGCACATTTGTGTGGTAAGCCTATTTGCCTGTGGTTATAGCTGTAAAGGTGCTGGTGCTTATTGCGCTATCCTTCTTCTGCTATTATTTGTCGATGGTGGAAGAGGTAGAGGGTAGCAAAACCGTTTGCAGGGTGCAATTCCTGTTATTTCAGCCAGGTTATTTGTGTCTGATGTCCTTCTATATGCGAGGTAAGCAGCAGCTGAAGAGGAAAAGTATCAAGGCTTACTTTTATCTCATTTGCAAAGGGCAGCAGTGCAGCGTCCATTTCAAAACAACTTTAAAGCGATTAAAAAATGAAAAAAAACATAGTAGGTATTTTGCTGGTTGCATCCATTTTTATGGTGGGTTGCAATACGTCCCAAAACAACAATCAAAGTAGCGCCAAAGTAGCAGACGAGCATGGCCATGAGGCTAACGAAGAGGGGCATGCCGATGAAATTGCCTTTACAGCGAAGCAGGCCGCAGAGGCCGGAATGAAAACAGAAACAGCGAGAGCCGCTCAATTCCTTAATGTGATAAAAACAAGTGGGGTAATCCAAACTCTTCCAGGCGACGAGCAGGCAATTGTAGCAACCAGCGCAGGGATTGTTTCATTTGTTAATGCTTCCATTGCGGCTGGTGTTCCGGTTCGTTCGGGTGAGGCAATCGTAACCATCTCGGCAAGAAACCTACAGGAGGGTGATCCTTCTTTAAAGGCTAAAATAGCTTTTGAGGTAGCACAGAAAGAGTATCAGCGCGCCAAAGGGTTGGTTGAAACCAAAATAATATCCGATAAAGAGTTTGAACAGGCCCGCCTGCGTTACGAAACTGCAAAAGCGGCATATCAAGGACAAGCGTCTAATGTTACCGCTGCAGGTATTCGGGTTACATCTCCTATGGGCGGCTACATTAAGAACCTTTTAGTAGGGCAAGGCGAATATGTGTCCGTTGGCCAACCAATAGCAACCGTGACACAAAATCGCCGTCTTCAGCTTCGAGCAGAGGTGTCGGAAACCTACTTTGGGGATTTGAAAAATATCCGCAGCGCCAACTTCAAAACGGCCTATGAGAGCACGACCTATAAGCTATCGGAGATGAATGGACGGCTACTTTCCTATGGTAAAACGTCGAATGGCACCTCCTTTTATATTCCGGTAACCTTTGATTTTGACAACATTGGTAACGTTATTCCTGGCTCATTTACTGAAGTGTATTTGCTGTCGGCTCCGCGTGGCAATGTTATTTCAGTTCCCGTATCCGCGCTTACCGAAGAGCAGGGGCTTAACTTCGTTTATATTCAAATAGAACCGGAAGCTTATATTAAGCGAGAGGTTGTTGTTGGGCAGAATAATGGCGAGCGAGCAGAAATTGTAAAAGGTCTTACAGGCGGAGAGGCCGTTGTGGTGAAGGGCGTTACGCAGGTGAAGTTGGCCTCTGCATCTGGAGCAATACCTGATGGCCATAATCATTAATCTTTAAAGCAAGTTTGAGCTATGTTGAATAAGATTATAAAATTTTCGCTCAACAATCGTCTTGTTGTGCTGGTTGCATCTGTATTGTTGATGATTGGCGGAACATATACCGCTACCAATATGGAGGTTGATGTGTTTCCCGACCTTAATGCTCCTACCGTCGTTGTTATGACAGAAGCTAAGGGGATGGCTCCCGAAGAGGTTGAGCGTTTGGTTACTTTTCCGCTGGAGACGGCTGTTAACGGGGCGACTGATGTGCGCCGTGTTCGTTCCTCCTCTACCACTGGTTTTTCTATTGTATGGGTCGAATTCAATTGGGGAACGAATATTTATTTAGCTCGCCAAATTGTCTCGGAGAAGCTGGCGGCTGTAAAAGATCTACTTCCTTCTAATGTCGGTAACCCAACGTTGGGGCCTCAATCTTCCATTTTGGGAGAGCTGATGTTTGTGGCTCTGACGGCTGATTCTACGTCCCTACAGGAGCTACGTACCATAGCAGACTGGACTATTCGTCCCCGTCTTTTAGCAACTGGGGGAGTTGCACAGGTGGCGGTTATTGGAGGCGAAATTAAGGAGTACCAAATTCTTCTCAGTCCGGAGAAAATGAAGCATTATGGCATTGGCCTTAACGAGGTCAATCAGGTGGTGCAGAAAATGAATCAGAATGCGGCTGGAGGTGTTTTGTATGAGTATGGGAATGAGTATATAATTAGAGGGGTGCTGTCTACAAATCAAATCGATGCTTTGGGTAAGGCGGTTGTTAAAACTGTCAATGACATTCCTGTACTTTTGGAGAATATTGCGGAGGTGAAGATTGGGAATCGTGCTCCCAAAATGGGTGTGGCTTCTACTCGTACTAAACCCGCCGTGTTGATGACAATTACCAAGCAACCGAATACAAGCACGCTGGGGTTGACGGATAAGATTGATGTGGCTCTTAAGGAGCTACAAAAAAGTTTGCCTGCAGATGTCAAGATGGAAACGGATATCTATAGGCAGGAGCGGTTTATTAATAGTTCGATTGATAATGTTCAAAAATCCCTTTACGAGGGAGCCTTCTTCGTTATTATAGTTCTGTTCGTCTTTCTTATGAATGTGCGGACAACGGTAATTTCTTTGATTACCATCCCACTTTCTTTGGTGACATCAATACTTGCTCTTAAATGGATGGGGCTTACCATAAACACCATGAGCTTGGGGGGAATGGCAATCGCTATAGGTTCGCTTGTCGACGACGCCATTGTTGATGTAGAAAATGTATTTAAGCGGCTGCGTGAGAACCGAAATAAGCCTGAGGCTGAGCGAAAGACGGTGATGTCGGTTGTGTTTGATGCATCAAAAGAGGTGCGTATGCCCATTTTAAATTCGACGCTTATCATTATCGCCAGCTTTGTGCCGTTATTTTTTCTTTCTGGAATGGAGGGGCGCATGCTTGCTCCTTTGGGTATTTCTTTTATTGTTGCTTTAGCGGCTTCTACCGTTGTTGCATTGACGCTAACTCCGGTGCTTTGTAGCTATCTATTGGGTAAAACGAAAAAGAGTGGCGATAGCGTAGAAAGCGAACCGCTGGTTGTTCTTAAGCTAAAGAAGGGTTATGCAAAGCTCTTAACATGGGCACTTTGGCACAAGAAGATAGTTTTGATTGTAACGGGAGTTGTATTGGTTGGTTCGGTCGCTCTTTTTTCAACCTTGGGGCGTAGCTTTTTGCCTCCTTTTAATGAGGGATCGTTTACAGTAAGCGTCAGCACCCTACCTGGGATTTCGTTGGAGGAGTCTGATAACATTGGGCGTATGGTAGAGAGACGGTTGCTTACTATACCCGAGATTCAAACCGTAGGCCGTAAAACGGGGCGTGCAGAGCTTGATGAGCATGCATTGGGTGTAAACGTATCGGAGGTAGAAGCACCCTTTGTACTCGACAAACGAACCAAAGAGGAGGTGCTGGCAGAGATTCGTGGCAAGGTGAAAGATATCCCAGGTGCTAATGTGGAGGTTGGAGCCCCAATTACTCACCGGATTGATGCAATGCTATCGGGAACGCGTGCAAGCATTGCCATTAAGCTGTTTGGAACCGACTTAAACAAAATGTTCTCTGTCGGAAATCAAATAAAAGGGGCCATTGAAGGAGTCGAGGGTATTGCGGATTTAAACGTAGAGCAGCAGGTAGAACGCCCTCAGCTAAAGATAGAGCCCAAACGAGAGGTCCTAGCGAAGTATGGAATTACTCTTCCTGAATTTGCAGAGATTGTCAACGTAATGCTTGCAGGGGAGGTAGTTTCGCAGGTTTATGAGGGAAATAAAGCTTTCGATTTAACCCTCAAGGTAAACGAAGATAGCCGCGAAACAGCCGATAAAATACGCAACCTTATTGTAGATGCAAAGGGACGAAAGTTGTCACTTAGCAACATTGCAGAGGTAACCTCTTCTGTTGGACCTAACACAATCAACAGGGAAAATGTAGCACGAAAGATTGTTATCTCGGCAAATGTTGCGGGTCGAGACCTGTTGGGGGTTGTAACCGATATTCAGCGCATTGTAGATAAAAAGATTAAGCTGCCAGAAGGTTACCACGTCGAATATGGAGGTCAGTTTGAGAGCGAGAAGGCGGCGTCTCGTACGCTGATGATTACATCTATCTTCTCGATATTCGTCATCTTTTTGCTTCTTTTTAACCAGTTCAGAAGCATGACGCAGTCGGCAGTGATTCTACTTAATCTGCCTTTGGCTCTTATAGGAGGTATTGTAGCCATTTCGATTACGGGAGGAGTTATTAGCATCCCTGCTATTATTGGATTTATATCCCTATTTGGTATTGCAACCCGTAATGGGATGCTGCTGATATCTCGTTATAACGATTTACAAAATGAAGGGCTTTCTCCAGTAAAAAGCGTAATGCATGGATCGGTAGATCGGTTAAATCCAATATTGATGACCGCACTTAGTACAGGATTGGCCCTTATCCCATTAGCCGTTGGTGGAGATTTGCCAGGAAATGAGATTCAAAGCCCGATGGCAATCGTAATCTTGGGGGGATTGTTTACGTCAACGCTGCTCAATGCGTTTATTATCCCGATTATGTATCTTCTTACTAATAAAAAAATAGTTGAAGAGGTTATTACCGACGACGAAATTCAGGAGGCATAGCAATGAAAAAGATTATCATAGGCATGATGGCAATTATGGCGACAAGTTCCCTTTTTGCACAAGACAATATAAAAAACGTACTCAATACTATTGAGCAAAATAACACAACCCTCAAGGCTTTACGAGAGGCTGTAGATGCTCAGAAATTGGAGAATCGTACAGGTATTTATTTGGCAGATCCAGAGGTTGGTTTTAACTATCTCTGGGGGAATTCAGCTTCTGTTGGTAACCGACAGGATATTAGCGTTACTCAACGCTTTGACTTTGGTACCTTATCTGGATTGAAGAGTAGGGTTGCCAATGGGAAAAATGAGCTGCTTGAGTGGCAGTACAAAGCTGATAGAATGAATTTGCTCCTTGAAACTAAACGCTACTGCTTGGATTTGATATATTACAACTCCTTGCTCCGCGAACTTGAAATTCGTTTAGTACATGCCGAAGCTATTGTTGCAGGGCAAAAAGAGCGCCTTAAAAGAGGAGATGGCAATATGCTAGAATACAATAATGTCGAACTCAACTTGGCCGCTGTAAAAGGAGAAATATCCCGTGTTGAGACGGAGAGAAACAGTGCTATTTCTCAGCTTACCCGACTAAACGGAGGATTAAAGTTGACGTTTAATGAAGTTAGGTTTCCATCCATTGATATGCCTGCCGATTATGAAAGGTGGTATGCTACTGCTGAAGAGAAAAACCCAATTCTTTCGTATGTAAGACAAGAGGTTGAGCTTAGCAAAAAGCAGGTCTCTTTAGGTAGGTCGATGGGGTTACCTACTTTCTCCGCTGGGTATATGAGCGAGAATGTAGTTGGACAACGTTATCAAGGGGTGTCTATTGGGCTTTCCGTTCCGCTATGGTCTAACAAAAACAGGGTTAAGCAGGCAAAGAAAGCTGTAAGCGCTGCAGTTAGCAAACAAGCTGATACCAAACAGCAGTTTTTTAGCCAGCTGGAGATTTTGTATTTCCGTACACTTGGATTAAAAAAGGCTGCAGAGGTTTATCGTTCGTCACTTACGAATGCCAATAACAGTGCGCTACTAAAGCAGGCACTAGATGCAGGCCAAATTTCTATGCTGGATTTTATGGTACAGATCGGACTTTATTATAACACAGTCAACCAGGCTTTACAGGCGGAACTTGACTATCAAAAAGCTTTTGCAGAACTTTCGGCGGTTGAATTGTAATGAATCGCCGGGAGAGACGCGCCTTGAAACGAAATGGAAGGAAGCATCTCCAAAGTGAGAAGAAACCATCTTGGTGGCTAGTTGCCTTGAGTGTAGCTACCGGGGGGATCGTTGGGTTTTGTTTTTGGTATTTTCTTTCAAGGTGTGGAAGCGAGGGGTGCTTTTACAACAGCTTTCCTTTAGGTGAGCTATTTTGCTCATTGTTGTTTTTTGGGGCTCTACCTTACATATTATGCAATAAGCGATAAAATGTTTGAGAACAGGGTTGTTTGTAGCACTGACCTAGCGGATCAGTGGATTCAAACAACCCTGTTATTTTAAAGATCATTTACCTAATAACTCTTCTGATACGCTTGGCCTTAATTCCGTTAATTGGAAGGCATTATAGTTGAAAGTTACGAGTTGCTTTCGAACTATGATGGTTTCTTGCTAAAGCTTACTGCAGAAACGATTACTAGATTCTGCATCTGCCCTAGTGTGAATTTAAGGGCAAAAATTTAAATATTGTAGGGTAGATAACAACGTGCGGCCACATGCTGGGGAAAGCAAGATGGAGCAATTCCCCGCAGTGGTCGTAAAAAAGGGAGCGCCGAACGGCATTCTTTATTGTAAAAATGTCAACTTTTTTCAGGACTAGTTATATGGTGTAGTCTTTTTACAGCACCCTGCGCATCCTTTCTACCGCCTCCTGCACGTAGGCGCGGGGGCAGGCTAGGTTGATGCGGCGAAAGCCTTTGCCGTTGGCTCCGAAGGTAATGCCCTTGTTGAGGCCCACCTTCGCTTCGCCGATGAGCTTCCTATCCAGCTCTTCGTCGGTAAGGCCAAGTGCGCCGAAGTCCATCCAGGCAAGGTAGGTTCCCTCGGGCTTGTACACCTTGATGCGGGGCAGATGCTCCTTCACCAGGGCATCTAGCAGCTCGATGTTACCTAGAATGTAGCTGTTAAGTTGGTCGAGCCACTCGTCGCCATGCGTATAGGCGGCCTCTAGCCCAATTAGTCCGGGCAGATTGCTCATGCCTAGGTGCAGCTGCTGCTCCGATACCTGTAGGTACTGCTTGCGCAGCTCGGGGTTCGGGATAGCGGCGTAGGCTGTCGACAGTCCGGCCAGATTAAACGTCTTGCTGGGGGCCATAAAGGTTACGCAGCGGTTGGCAAAGCGGCTGTTGGCAATGGCCGCAATATGCCGGTGCCTATGGGGTTTCATGATGATATCCGAATGGATCTCATCGCTGATGATCGTTACGTTATGCTTTTCGCACAGCTCGCCAATACGAAGCAGCTCCTTCTCGTCGAACACGCGCCCGGTGGGGTTGTGCGGGTTGGATAGGATGATGGCCTTGGCGCCCTGTAGCTGGGTGTCGAGGTTTTCAAAGTCAATCTCAAAGCGGTCGCCATTGGCGATGAGCGGATTCTCGATTAGCGTGCGGTTGTTTTTTAGGATGGCATCGAAAAAGGGAGGGTAGACAGGAGTTTGTATCACAATCCGATCTTGGGGTTGGGTGTAGGCCCATACGGCCACGTTAAGGCCTGGTACTACGCCCGGCGAGTGGCAAATCCACTCCTTTTCGATGACCCATCCGTTGCGGCGCTCCACCCACCTGATAATGGCGTCGAAGTACGATTCGGGGCGGTAGGTGTAGCCCAGCACCTCGTGGGTAAGCCGTTCGCGTAGGGCGTTTACCACAAAATCGGGCGATTTGAAGTCCAT
The window above is part of the Alistipes sp. ZOR0009 genome. Proteins encoded here:
- a CDS encoding MalY/PatB family protein, with protein sequence MTYNFDEIISRESTSCIKWDARQTVFGNPNVLPMWVADMDFKSPDFVVNALRERLTHEVLGYTYRPESYFDAIIRWVERRNGWVIEKEWICHSPGVVPGLNVAVWAYTQPQDRIVIQTPVYPPFFDAILKNNRTLIENPLIANGDRFEIDFENLDTQLQGAKAIILSNPHNPTGRVFDEKELLRIGELCEKHNVTIISDEIHSDIIMKPHRHRHIAAIANSRFANRCVTFMAPSKTFNLAGLSTAYAAIPNPELRKQYLQVSEQQLHLGMSNLPGLIGLEAAYTHGDEWLDQLNSYILGNIELLDALVKEHLPRIKVYKPEGTYLAWMDFGALGLTDEELDRKLIGEAKVGLNKGITFGANGKGFRRINLACPRAYVQEAVERMRRVL
- a CDS encoding efflux RND transporter periplasmic adaptor subunit; this translates as MKKNIVGILLVASIFMVGCNTSQNNNQSSAKVADEHGHEANEEGHADEIAFTAKQAAEAGMKTETARAAQFLNVIKTSGVIQTLPGDEQAIVATSAGIVSFVNASIAAGVPVRSGEAIVTISARNLQEGDPSLKAKIAFEVAQKEYQRAKGLVETKIISDKEFEQARLRYETAKAAYQGQASNVTAAGIRVTSPMGGYIKNLLVGQGEYVSVGQPIATVTQNRRLQLRAEVSETYFGDLKNIRSANFKTAYESTTYKLSEMNGRLLSYGKTSNGTSFYIPVTFDFDNIGNVIPGSFTEVYLLSAPRGNVISVPVSALTEEQGLNFVYIQIEPEAYIKREVVVGQNNGERAEIVKGLTGGEAVVVKGVTQVKLASASGAIPDGHNH
- a CDS encoding TolC family protein — its product is MKKIIIGMMAIMATSSLFAQDNIKNVLNTIEQNNTTLKALREAVDAQKLENRTGIYLADPEVGFNYLWGNSASVGNRQDISVTQRFDFGTLSGLKSRVANGKNELLEWQYKADRMNLLLETKRYCLDLIYYNSLLRELEIRLVHAEAIVAGQKERLKRGDGNMLEYNNVELNLAAVKGEISRVETERNSAISQLTRLNGGLKLTFNEVRFPSIDMPADYERWYATAEEKNPILSYVRQEVELSKKQVSLGRSMGLPTFSAGYMSENVVGQRYQGVSIGLSVPLWSNKNRVKQAKKAVSAAVSKQADTKQQFFSQLEILYFRTLGLKKAAEVYRSSLTNANNSALLKQALDAGQISMLDFMVQIGLYYNTVNQALQAELDYQKAFAELSAVEL
- a CDS encoding efflux RND transporter permease subunit; this encodes MLNKIIKFSLNNRLVVLVASVLLMIGGTYTATNMEVDVFPDLNAPTVVVMTEAKGMAPEEVERLVTFPLETAVNGATDVRRVRSSSTTGFSIVWVEFNWGTNIYLARQIVSEKLAAVKDLLPSNVGNPTLGPQSSILGELMFVALTADSTSLQELRTIADWTIRPRLLATGGVAQVAVIGGEIKEYQILLSPEKMKHYGIGLNEVNQVVQKMNQNAAGGVLYEYGNEYIIRGVLSTNQIDALGKAVVKTVNDIPVLLENIAEVKIGNRAPKMGVASTRTKPAVLMTITKQPNTSTLGLTDKIDVALKELQKSLPADVKMETDIYRQERFINSSIDNVQKSLYEGAFFVIIVLFVFLMNVRTTVISLITIPLSLVTSILALKWMGLTINTMSLGGMAIAIGSLVDDAIVDVENVFKRLRENRNKPEAERKTVMSVVFDASKEVRMPILNSTLIIIASFVPLFFLSGMEGRMLAPLGISFIVALAASTVVALTLTPVLCSYLLGKTKKSGDSVESEPLVVLKLKKGYAKLLTWALWHKKIVLIVTGVVLVGSVALFSTLGRSFLPPFNEGSFTVSVSTLPGISLEESDNIGRMVERRLLTIPEIQTVGRKTGRAELDEHALGVNVSEVEAPFVLDKRTKEEVLAEIRGKVKDIPGANVEVGAPITHRIDAMLSGTRASIAIKLFGTDLNKMFSVGNQIKGAIEGVEGIADLNVEQQVERPQLKIEPKREVLAKYGITLPEFAEIVNVMLAGEVVSQVYEGNKAFDLTLKVNEDSRETADKIRNLIVDAKGRKLSLSNIAEVTSSVGPNTINRENVARKIVISANVAGRDLLGVVTDIQRIVDKKIKLPEGYHVEYGGQFESEKAASRTLMITSIFSIFVIFLLLFNQFRSMTQSAVILLNLPLALIGGIVAISITGGVISIPAIIGFISLFGIATRNGMLLISRYNDLQNEGLSPVKSVMHGSVDRLNPILMTALSTGLALIPLAVGGDLPGNEIQSPMAIVILGGLFTSTLLNAFIIPIMYLLTNKKIVEEVITDDEIQEA
- a CDS encoding DUF6769 family protein, with translation MRRKRNIAFVFLSVLIMLIAPIIPHHHHDGVACVVMERCAQDNAYNDEHTGHQESSNGLEKAALCVENAQYLAAKSELGGKASSNDGLYPPSLLYSALTPPFDAVPNITVDVSIQLAYGELIFTYQSADAACSNSLRAPPFTIA